In Jeotgalibaca arthritidis, a single genomic region encodes these proteins:
- a CDS encoding TIGR00282 family metallophosphoesterase — protein sequence MKVLFIGDVVGSIGRNMLLESLPMLKRKYRPQLTIVNGENAASGRGITEKIYKEFLQAGVDLVTMGNHTWDNRDIFNFIDNEKVKMIRPANFPEGTPGIGYKVININQEKIAVINMQGRALMNSLDDPFRKMDAILDEVSKETSCIFVDFHAETTSEKQAMGWYLDGRVSAVVGTHTHVQTNDARILPKGTAYLTDVGMTGAYDSILGVERDIIIEKFLSQLPVRHEIPEQGRKLLSGCFLEIDSSNGQAIRIENIVINDDRPFGSD from the coding sequence ATGAAAGTACTATTTATTGGAGATGTTGTAGGGTCTATTGGACGAAACATGCTATTGGAAAGTTTACCAATGTTGAAGCGGAAATATCGCCCTCAATTGACGATTGTTAACGGGGAAAATGCGGCATCAGGTCGTGGAATTACAGAAAAAATCTATAAGGAATTTTTGCAAGCAGGTGTAGATTTGGTTACTATGGGGAATCACACTTGGGATAACAGAGATATCTTCAATTTTATTGATAATGAGAAAGTAAAAATGATTCGTCCAGCTAATTTCCCTGAAGGAACGCCCGGTATTGGTTACAAAGTCATTAATATCAATCAAGAGAAAATCGCTGTTATAAATATGCAAGGGCGTGCACTAATGAATAGTTTAGATGATCCTTTTCGGAAAATGGACGCTATTTTAGATGAAGTCAGCAAAGAAACCTCTTGTATTTTTGTTGATTTTCATGCGGAAACAACCAGTGAAAAACAAGCGATGGGCTGGTATTTAGACGGTCGTGTGTCTGCTGTAGTGGGGACGCATACCCATGTTCAAACGAACGATGCACGTATTTTACCAAAAGGAACGGCTTATTTAACGGATGTTGGAATGACAGGTGCCTATGACAGTATTTTAGGTGTTGAACGTGACATTATTATTGAGAAGTTCTTAAGTCAATTGCCAGTTCGCCATGAAATTCCAGAGCAAGGCCGTAAATTATTGAGTGGTTGTTTTCTTGAGATTGATTCTTCAAATGGCCAAGCCATTCGGATTGAGAATATTGTAATTAACGATGATCGACCATTTGGGAGTGATTAA
- the ymfI gene encoding elongation factor P 5-aminopentanone reductase yields MKSALITGASGDIGSSIAEKLAADGWSLYLHYHSNRDKVAQLVERFTALYPKQDFFLVQANLESLDAVSALKKQLFSLNAIVFAHGITEYGLLDELTADKMDQLWTMHVKLPILITQAFQNKIHQSSEGRIVFISSVYGEMGSSNEVFYSTVKGAQNAFVKAYSKEVASWGITVNAVSPGAVDTHMNQHYSDEELTELIDVVPLGRLARPDEISFWVEQILKPNSSYMTGQIITVSGGWLK; encoded by the coding sequence ATGAAATCAGCTTTAATAACAGGTGCGTCTGGCGATATTGGGAGTAGTATTGCCGAGAAGCTGGCAGCAGATGGGTGGTCTTTGTATCTTCACTACCACTCAAACCGAGATAAAGTCGCTCAGTTAGTCGAGCGTTTTACTGCCTTGTATCCGAAACAAGATTTTTTTCTTGTGCAAGCTAATCTAGAGTCACTGGATGCTGTGTCAGCACTAAAAAAACAACTATTTTCTTTGAATGCTATTGTATTTGCACACGGTATAACGGAGTATGGTTTGCTTGATGAATTGACTGCAGATAAAATGGATCAATTATGGACCATGCATGTCAAATTACCAATCTTGATTACGCAAGCTTTCCAAAATAAAATTCATCAATCGAGTGAAGGGCGAATTGTATTTATTAGTTCTGTCTATGGTGAAATGGGGAGTAGTAATGAAGTTTTTTACAGCACTGTAAAAGGCGCTCAAAATGCATTTGTGAAAGCATACAGCAAAGAAGTGGCTTCATGGGGAATTACGGTTAATGCGGTTAGTCCAGGAGCAGTTGATACTCATATGAATCAGCACTACAGTGATGAGGAATTAACAGAGTTAATTGATGTCGTTCCTCTTGGACGTTTAGCTCGACCAGATGAGATTAGCTTCTGGGTGGAACAAATTCTCAAGCCAAATAGTTCTTATATGACTGGGCAGATCATCACTGTAAGTGGTGGTTGGTTAAAGTAA
- the rny gene encoding ribonuclease Y, with protein MELIEIAFAIIALIIGVVIGYFYRKSNHEKELAGARNTATSILEEAAKDAETMKKEAMLEAKEESHQYRSTIEEELRERRNDVLKQENRMIQKEENLDRKENTLSKREKTIENKEENLAKRNQTLTSEENRIQTIIEEQQQELERIATMSREDAKAIIMKETEEQLTYERAVLVKESEQRAKDESERKAKNIILQAIQRSSADLVSEATVTVVTLPNDDMKGRIIGREGRNIRTLETLTGIDLIIDDTPEAVVLSGFDPIRRETAKIALERLIQDGRIHPARIEEAVDRARKEMDERIREIGEQATFEVGIHSLHPDLIKILGRMYFRTSYGQNVLNHSIEVAKLAGVMAGELGEDITMAKRAGLLHDIGKALDHEIEGSHVEIGAEIAQRYKENAIVVNAIASHHGDVEPTNIISILVAAADALSAARPGARSESLENYIRRLERLEGIANEFDGVSSSFAIQAGREIRIMVSPENVDDSHAILLARDIKTKIEEELEYPGHIKVTVIRETRAIEYAK; from the coding sequence ATGGAATTGATTGAAATTGCCTTCGCTATCATAGCTTTAATTATTGGTGTCGTTATCGGATACTTTTATCGGAAATCGAATCATGAAAAAGAGCTTGCCGGTGCAAGGAATACAGCAACCTCAATTTTGGAAGAAGCAGCAAAAGATGCTGAAACCATGAAAAAAGAGGCCATGTTGGAAGCGAAGGAAGAAAGCCATCAATACCGTTCAACAATTGAAGAAGAACTTCGAGAAAGAAGAAATGACGTACTCAAACAAGAAAATCGCATGATTCAAAAGGAAGAGAATTTGGATCGAAAAGAGAATACTTTATCCAAACGTGAAAAGACGATTGAGAATAAGGAAGAAAATCTTGCAAAGAGAAATCAAACATTAACTTCTGAAGAAAATCGAATTCAGACTATTATTGAAGAACAACAACAAGAGCTAGAAAGAATCGCTACCATGTCACGAGAAGATGCAAAAGCTATCATTATGAAGGAAACTGAGGAGCAGTTAACTTATGAACGAGCTGTCTTAGTTAAAGAGTCAGAACAACGTGCGAAAGATGAATCAGAACGTAAAGCTAAGAATATTATTTTACAAGCGATTCAACGTAGTTCAGCTGATCTTGTGTCTGAGGCAACTGTTACAGTTGTGACACTTCCAAACGATGATATGAAGGGTAGAATTATCGGACGAGAAGGACGTAATATTCGTACTTTAGAAACACTAACAGGGATTGATTTGATTATTGATGATACACCTGAAGCAGTCGTTCTAAGTGGATTTGATCCAATTCGTCGTGAAACTGCTAAGATTGCATTGGAACGTTTAATTCAAGATGGACGGATTCATCCGGCTAGAATTGAAGAAGCTGTTGATCGCGCCCGCAAAGAGATGGATGAACGCATTAGAGAAATCGGTGAACAAGCAACCTTTGAAGTTGGTATTCACTCATTACATCCTGACCTAATTAAGATTCTTGGAAGAATGTATTTCCGTACAAGCTACGGACAAAATGTTTTAAATCATAGTATTGAAGTTGCAAAATTAGCTGGTGTAATGGCTGGTGAATTAGGCGAAGACATTACGATGGCTAAGCGAGCAGGCTTGCTTCATGATATTGGTAAAGCGCTTGATCATGAAATTGAAGGATCACACGTTGAGATTGGTGCAGAAATTGCCCAACGCTACAAAGAAAATGCCATTGTTGTGAATGCGATTGCCTCTCACCATGGAGATGTTGAACCAACTAATATTATTTCTATTTTAGTTGCAGCAGCAGATGCGCTGTCAGCTGCCCGACCTGGAGCAAGAAGTGAATCACTTGAAAATTATATTCGCAGGCTGGAAAGATTAGAAGGAATTGCAAATGAATTTGACGGAGTTTCAAGTAGTTTTGCAATCCAAGCAGGACGAGAAATAAGAATTATGGTTAGCCCTGAGAATGTTGATGATTCTCATGCAATCTTATTAGCACGCGATATTAAAACAAAAATCGAAGAAGAGCTAGAATATCCGGGACACATCAAGGTTACGGTTATACGCGAAACCAGAGCAATAGAATATGCAAAATAA
- a CDS encoding YlbF family regulator: protein MEKRPEIEKQVDEELDKLIALLQKKEEIIRYQQMEKEVQENDWLDELVETIKDKQRDLVNFEYYEKPEAYQATLKELDRLNKELDENITVKAYKDSLWEANEVVQLLFSKIEAAANSSTDTN, encoded by the coding sequence ATGGAAAAACGACCAGAAATTGAGAAACAAGTTGATGAAGAATTGGATAAATTGATTGCACTTCTTCAAAAAAAAGAAGAAATTATTCGTTATCAGCAAATGGAAAAAGAAGTTCAAGAGAATGATTGGTTAGATGAACTTGTTGAGACTATTAAAGATAAGCAACGAGACTTGGTTAATTTCGAATATTACGAAAAACCAGAGGCCTATCAAGCGACATTGAAGGAGCTTGATCGATTAAATAAAGAATTAGACGAGAACATTACCGTAAAAGCTTACAAAGATTCCTTATGGGAGGCTAACGAAGTTGTTCAACTCTTGTTTAGTAAAATCGAAGCAGCTGCTAATAGTAGCACAGATACCAACTAG
- a CDS encoding helix-turn-helix domain-containing protein, producing the protein MDERNHIGEELKQARLTKGYTLDDVQQLTKIQKHYLIAIEENKLEELPGDFFVKAFIRQYAEVLGMTINETELPKTNTDVIATHLNQKETSEVPLPKRADLKRSSKETDFTYSSSSHNNLPTFLMVLLLILVLGMIWFYFFFMRDNSNGSDEPGGIINQSESLSIESLSSEPANDEDETAVESSEEDNNDETVVNRDETVTDRVQYQAEGLTLPTQAQITIDSSGSSWVRVTLDEAVVFEGTIAAGSSQEIAVAEGTKEMAIRIGYLPSTTVSIDGQEIEKPEDSQTNQTQTLYINFNE; encoded by the coding sequence ATGGATGAGAGAAATCATATTGGTGAAGAATTGAAGCAGGCAAGACTCACAAAAGGATACACTTTGGATGATGTTCAACAACTGACTAAAATTCAGAAACACTATTTAATCGCTATTGAAGAGAATAAATTAGAGGAATTACCGGGCGATTTTTTTGTAAAAGCCTTTATTAGGCAATACGCTGAAGTTTTAGGCATGACGATTAATGAAACAGAATTGCCAAAAACAAACACTGATGTCATCGCTACCCACTTAAACCAAAAAGAGACATCTGAAGTTCCTTTACCAAAACGAGCTGACTTAAAACGCTCTTCTAAAGAGACTGATTTTACCTATAGCAGTTCATCGCATAATAATTTACCAACGTTCCTGATGGTGCTGTTACTTATTTTGGTACTAGGGATGATTTGGTTTTATTTCTTCTTTATGCGTGATAACTCAAATGGTTCCGATGAGCCAGGAGGTATTATTAACCAAAGTGAATCGCTGTCTATCGAAAGTTTAAGTAGTGAACCAGCTAACGATGAAGATGAAACGGCGGTTGAGTCAAGCGAAGAAGATAATAATGATGAAACAGTTGTTAATCGAGACGAAACGGTTACTGACCGTGTGCAGTATCAAGCTGAAGGGCTAACGCTTCCCACACAGGCGCAAATAACCATTGATAGTAGTGGCAGTTCATGGGTGAGGGTCACCTTAGATGAGGCTGTTGTTTTTGAAGGAACAATTGCTGCAGGAAGTAGCCAAGAGATAGCTGTTGCAGAAGGAACAAAAGAAATGGCGATTAGAATCGGCTATTTGCCATCAACAACGGTATCAATTGATGGACAAGAAATTGAAAAGCCGGAAGATAGTCAAACGAATCAGACTCAAACCCTGTATATTAACTTTAATGAGTAG
- the pgsA gene encoding CDP-diacylglycerol--glycerol-3-phosphate 3-phosphatidyltransferase produces MNLPNKLTVVRIFMIPIFLLLLSLPLEWGNIELWGSSVPLAQLVGTIIFAVASFTDWLDGYIARRDGLVTNFGKFADPLADKMLVAAAFIVLVEKGLAPAWVVSIILCRELAVTGLRLLLVKDGEVMAAAWPGKIKTVTQMLAIIMLFLDDFPLAMTGFPIGTVLLYICLMFTIYSGADYFIKNKHVFKDSFNQ; encoded by the coding sequence GTGAACTTACCAAATAAACTTACTGTGGTTAGAATCTTTATGATTCCAATCTTTTTACTATTGTTATCCTTACCTTTAGAATGGGGTAATATTGAATTATGGGGCTCATCTGTCCCTCTTGCCCAATTAGTTGGGACTATTATTTTTGCAGTTGCAAGTTTTACAGACTGGCTGGATGGTTATATTGCCAGAAGAGATGGGTTAGTAACGAACTTTGGAAAATTTGCTGATCCTTTGGCAGATAAGATGCTCGTTGCAGCAGCTTTTATCGTTTTAGTTGAAAAAGGACTAGCACCTGCTTGGGTAGTTAGTATCATTTTATGCCGAGAATTAGCGGTAACGGGTCTACGTCTTCTATTGGTAAAAGACGGCGAGGTTATGGCTGCTGCTTGGCCAGGTAAAATTAAAACGGTGACGCAAATGTTGGCTATTATCATGTTGTTTTTAGATGATTTTCCGCTAGCGATGACTGGGTTCCCAATTGGAACAGTCTTACTTTATATCTGCTTAATGTTTACTATTTATTCGGGAGCAGATTATTTTATTAAGAATAAGCACGTTTTTAAAGATTCCTTTAATCAATAA
- a CDS encoding competence/damage-inducible protein A — protein sequence MIAEIISVGTELLLGQIVNTNAAFIARELAAVGINAYHQSVVGDNRQKLIDVIKIAEERSDLLIFTGGLGPTQDDITKETIASYLNEPLALDSDGLAHIRNYFEKTGREMTANNEKQAVYFKNGLAFKNMNGHALGSYIKKEETAYVVLPGPPNELKEMVQSELMPFLLAEINSDRHYILSKTLRFYGIGESTLASRLAPLIDGQTNPTLAPYAGSHEVSLRITASGKDADDCNQLLEQMVKDVLVSVGDYYYGEGEQNSLANVVGQLLTSKGMTISAAESLTGGLFQSTLVSIPKSSQFFKGGMVAYDEAIKRNGLGISQQLLDEQGTVSEACAIAMSEACRQFFQTDIAISFTGVAGPDDLENQPAGTVWIGISQAGKEPFAKQYRFMKDRNGNRQHAVMQGLDLIRRLVAE from the coding sequence ATGATTGCAGAAATTATTTCGGTTGGAACAGAGTTATTATTAGGACAGATTGTTAATACGAATGCAGCCTTTATTGCGAGAGAACTAGCTGCTGTCGGTATTAACGCTTATCATCAGTCGGTTGTTGGTGATAACAGACAGAAGTTGATTGATGTCATTAAAATTGCGGAAGAGAGGAGCGACTTATTAATCTTTACAGGTGGTTTAGGCCCAACCCAAGATGATATAACGAAAGAAACAATTGCTAGTTATTTAAATGAGCCTTTAGCGCTTGATTCAGACGGCTTAGCTCACATTCGGAATTATTTTGAAAAAACGGGTCGAGAGATGACAGCTAACAATGAAAAACAAGCTGTTTACTTTAAGAATGGACTCGCTTTTAAAAATATGAACGGACATGCTTTAGGAAGTTACATCAAAAAAGAAGAAACAGCCTACGTTGTTTTGCCCGGCCCACCAAATGAATTGAAAGAAATGGTTCAATCAGAGCTGATGCCGTTTCTACTGGCAGAAATCAATAGCGATAGACACTATATTCTATCAAAAACACTTCGCTTTTATGGTATTGGTGAGTCAACATTAGCAAGTCGTCTTGCTCCCTTAATTGACGGACAAACCAATCCAACTTTGGCGCCTTATGCAGGTAGTCATGAAGTGTCGCTCAGAATTACTGCAAGTGGGAAAGATGCCGATGATTGCAATCAATTGCTTGAACAAATGGTGAAAGACGTATTGGTCAGTGTGGGTGACTATTACTACGGGGAAGGTGAACAGAACAGCTTAGCTAATGTTGTCGGTCAGTTGTTAACGAGTAAAGGGATGACCATTAGCGCTGCAGAAAGTTTGACGGGCGGCTTGTTTCAATCGACTCTCGTCTCTATTCCTAAAAGCAGTCAATTCTTCAAGGGTGGCATGGTTGCTTATGATGAAGCCATTAAACGGAATGGTTTAGGTATTTCCCAGCAATTGCTCGATGAACAGGGTACGGTAAGTGAAGCATGTGCCATTGCTATGTCGGAAGCTTGTCGTCAATTCTTTCAAACAGATATAGCTATTTCATTTACGGGTGTTGCTGGTCCAGATGATTTGGAAAATCAACCTGCTGGAACGGTCTGGATTGGCATTAGCCAAGCAGGAAAAGAGCCATTTGCAAAACAATATCGTTTTATGAAGGACCGAAATGGTAATCGTCAACATGCTGTGATGCAAGGGTTGGATTTAATTCGTCGGTTAGTAGCAGAATAA
- the recA gene encoding recombinase RecA yields the protein MSTNNENRQKALDEALKKIERTYGKGSVMKMGDKVDTEVSTVPSGSLAVDIALGVGGYPRGRIIEIYGPESSGKTTVSLHAIAEAQKKGGVAAFIDAEHALDPKYARAIGVNVDELLLSQPDTGEQALEIADALISSGAIDIVVIDSVAALVPRAEIEGEMGDSHMGLQARLMSQALRKLSGSINKTKTIAIFINQIREKIGIMFGNPETTPGGRALKFYSTVRLEVRRAEQIKNGVDVIGNRTKIKVVKNKVAPPFKVAEVDIMYGEGISIIGEIVDMASDKDIINKSGSWYSYKDTRIGQGRENAKAYLVENPEIREEIERKVRAEFGIGDPVVEEEPVTGPVELLDEE from the coding sequence ATGTCAACAAATAATGAAAATAGACAAAAAGCGCTCGATGAAGCGTTAAAGAAAATTGAACGTACTTACGGAAAAGGTTCTGTTATGAAAATGGGGGACAAGGTCGATACAGAAGTATCGACTGTACCGAGTGGATCATTAGCTGTAGATATTGCACTTGGTGTTGGTGGCTACCCACGCGGAAGAATTATTGAAATTTACGGACCAGAATCTTCTGGTAAAACAACCGTTTCTTTACATGCAATTGCAGAAGCACAGAAAAAGGGCGGCGTAGCAGCCTTTATTGATGCTGAGCATGCGCTTGATCCAAAGTACGCTCGTGCTATTGGTGTAAATGTGGATGAATTATTACTTTCTCAACCAGATACAGGAGAACAAGCACTCGAAATCGCAGATGCATTGATTTCATCTGGAGCGATTGATATTGTCGTGATTGACTCGGTAGCGGCTTTAGTACCACGTGCTGAAATTGAAGGTGAAATGGGAGATTCTCATATGGGTCTTCAAGCGCGTTTGATGTCTCAAGCATTGCGTAAACTATCTGGCTCAATTAACAAAACAAAAACTATTGCAATTTTCATCAATCAAATTCGTGAGAAAATTGGAATTATGTTTGGTAACCCAGAAACAACTCCGGGTGGACGTGCTTTGAAATTCTATTCAACCGTTCGTTTAGAAGTTCGTCGTGCAGAACAAATTAAAAACGGCGTAGATGTGATTGGTAACCGTACTAAAATCAAAGTTGTTAAAAATAAAGTAGCACCACCGTTTAAAGTTGCAGAAGTTGATATTATGTACGGGGAAGGTATTTCGATTATTGGAGAAATAGTTGATATGGCTTCAGACAAGGATATTATTAATAAGAGCGGATCTTGGTATTCATATAAGGATACCCGAATTGGTCAAGGTAGAGAAAATGCCAAAGCTTACCTAGTTGAAAATCCAGAAATCCGTGAAGAAATCGAGCGTAAAGTTCGTGCTGAATTCGGTATTGGTGATCCAGTCGTAGAGGAAGAGCCCGTAACTGGTCCAGTTGAATTGTTAGACGAAGAATAA